The genome window CTGATGAAAAACAGCAGCGTATTTCCCCAAACCCCTTGCTCTTTCAGCTCATCCAATATCCGACCTACCGCATCATCCAGAGCAACAACAAGCGCTGCATATTCACGGCGTTTTTTATCTTTGATATGCGCCACCCGGCTAACATGCCGTTCCCGATATAAAATCGGCACATGCGGAGCTGTAAATGGAGCATACAGAAAGAACGGTTTGTTTTTATTGCGTTGAATAAAACCTGTGCACTCTCTCGCAAACGCTTCTGTTATATAATCAGAATCTTTCTCTATAAAAATCTCATCATTGCGGTGAATATCGGTCGGATCGCCCAGCCCCAGATATTTTGAGGCCCAGTCAAATGGAGGAAAATACCAGCTGGTTCCGTTCAATACTCCGTAAAAGTAATCCACATCCCGTTCCCATGGACAATATCCCTCACCGCGTCCCATGTGCCATTTCCCGACAACACCTGTCCGATATCCAGCCTTTTTCAGGCGGCTGAAAATCATTACCTCACTCAAGGGTGTTCCGAATTCAAAAGATCTTTTGATGGGGAAATTAAACTCAAAGCCGAATTTCTGCTGATATCGACCGGTCAGAAGACCGGCTCGACTGGGTCCACACTGGAGCGCTGTTACATATCCCTGCTTGCAAAGAACTCCGTTATCGGCAATTGAATCAATATACGGTGTTGGAATAGTTGAGCCCCCGTAAGCCCCAACATCTCCAATCCCCAAATCGTCTGCATAAATCAGCACAACGTTCGGTCGACCGGCTGCGAAGCCCAATGGGTTGCAAAGCACGACTCCCGCAAGCACAACCAACAAACTGTTATTCATGATTCCAAACATTGGAACGTTCCCTACCCTCGACGACCACCATCTTTTATTCCAAAAATTTTAAAAGAAAATGGTGGTCGTCTGAGTCTTTGCTTATTGAATCCCAAAGAATCCAGTGGAATTGGTCAATTCTACATAAACAGTATAACTTCCATCTTCAACCGCACAATGACTCAAGTTGGTTTCAACAAATGGGCCGACAGCCTGGTCGGAGTGACCCACCTGCACCCACGACTCCTCGCTAAGGCTTGCTCTGCCAACCACCTTCTGTTTGGAAAGCAAAAATGAATCCGTATCAACCAGCAGCTTTAATACATTTCCGGAAACGATGTTCGCAGAAACAATCTGCGATGATCCGGGGGGGGGCGCATCCGGAATCACAGTATAGTTAATAATAATTTCCGGATGAAGCCACTCCGTCTCATTCTCCTTCGATGCAATTGAGAAAATCCGTTGCGAATCAAGATAATCGGTTCCCTGCAGCGAAACCCC of Tichowtungia aerotolerans contains these proteins:
- a CDS encoding sulfatase family protein, which codes for MNNSLLVVLAGVVLCNPLGFAAGRPNVVLIYADDLGIGDVGAYGGSTIPTPYIDSIADNGVLCKQGYVTALQCGPSRAGLLTGRYQQKFGFEFNFPIKRSFEFGTPLSEVMIFSRLKKAGYRTGVVGKWHMGRGEGYCPWERDVDYFYGVLNGTSWYFPPFDWASKYLGLGDPTDIHRNDEIFIEKDSDYITEAFARECTGFIQRNKNKPFFLYAPFTAPHVPILYRERHVSRVAHIKDKKRREYAALVVALDDAVGRILDELKEQGVWGNTLLFFISDNGASSHDGGSNAPFKGYKGSLWEGGIRTPYLVQWPEKLPVGKIYEDPVSTLDVAATIVVLAGQNPDVSSLDGVNLIPFLTSEASGAPHEFLFYKQFAWNDSWGVRHGDWMLMGRKEGERLLYNLSRDPSESENLAMQYPELVDQLHGKWKQWNETTEPVSWDWKE